Below is a genomic region from Cupriavidus sp. P-10.
ATGTCGAGCATGCCGAAATAGGCCGTCATGCCGGAGTTGCCCAGCACGCTCGCATAGGCATGCAAGGGCAGGCCGTATTCCACCGGGACGCGCCGGGCCGTTCTCGTTACCGAATACTCTTCCCACGCCATGCCGCCTTCGACAATGTCGCCAGGCCTGAAGTCTGGGTGATGGGACTCCATGACGACGCCCATGGTGACGCCGCGCATCACCTCGCCCAGCGCCACCGGGGCCATGTACTGGTCGATATCGCTCATCCAGACGCGGTTGGTCGGCGCCACCATCAGATAGATGTTGCGCACCAGGATCTCGCCGTCGCGCGGTCGCGGCAGCGGTGCTTCCACGAGCTGCAGGTCGTTGTCGCCGATATCGCCGACGGGGCGCTGCCTGAGGATCCAGCGCCGGTTCATTGTCTTCATGCTTGCTCCTCCAAAATATTTGCCTGGCGCCGTGTGCGCGGGCCGCACCGACGGTCGCCGTAATGCGCTCGCTGCTCAGTCTTCCAGCGCGCCGTAGACGAGGTTGCGCAAGAGGGACCGGTATCCGACACGCGTCGCCAGGTCGTTTTCCTGAAGCATCAGGATGGCGAGCAGCTGCTCTTGCGGATCCGCCCAGAAATAGGTTCCGAGCGCGCCGCCCCAGTAGAAATCGCCGACGGAACCCGGCACCGGGCTCAAGCCCGGGGAGGTGCGTACGCCCACTGTCAGGCCATGGCCCTGGCCGAGATCGGGCAACGGCGCGTTGATGCCGAGCCCTGTTGTCGAACCGCCAAAGCGCGTGGACCGAGGCAGATGGTTGCCCAGCATCAATTCGACCGTTTTCCTGGAAAGCAGGCGCACGCCATCGAGCACACCGCCGTTGAGCAGCATCTGGCAGAAGCGCGCGTAGTCGCCAGCCGTGGACAGCAGGCCGGCGCCCCCGGAATGCCAGCGAGGCGGATTCTGTTCGTCGTAGTCGAACAGGGCGGTGGATTTGCCGGATGCGCCGGAGGGCAGCGCCAGGCCCGCGCCGTCCTGCCTGATCAACCGGAAGCCTGTTGCATGCATGCGCAGTGGCCGCGTCACGCGCTCCGCGACGAAGTGAGCGAGGTCCATGCCCGAGACAATCTCGACGATGCGGCCAAGCACGTCGGTGGACATGCCATATTCGAACACCTCGCCCGGCTGGCATTGCAGCGGGATGGCCGCCAGCTTCGCAACCATCTCGGCATTGGTCTGTCCGGGATCCATCAGGCCGCTTTCGCGATACTGGCGCTGCACCAGCGAATCGCCGAATTGCCCGTATGTCAGACCGGAGGTGTGCCGGAACAGGTCGTGAACCGTCATGGCGCGGCGCATGGGTTCGAGCGCAAGGCGGCGCTCCCCGGTGTTCGCATCGACCGACTCGACACCGACCTGGAGACAGGCGAACCCGGGGATGTAGCGCTCGACCGGGTCGTTCAGGGCCAGCCGGCCTTCTTCCATCAATATCAGCGCTGCCACGCCGACGACGGGCCGCGTCATCGCTGCAATGCGGAAGACCGAATGGCGCTGCATCGGACGCGACGGGGTATCCGCATGCTCGAAGCCAAACGCCTCGAACCAGGCGATCCGGCCCTTGCGCGCGACGAGCACGACGGCGCCCGGGATCTTGCGCCGGTCGACATCCGCATTGAATACCGATGAAATGGCCCGCAGCCGCGGCGCTGACAATCCCACCTCTTCGGGGGTGGCGGCATGGTTTAGGGCACGGTTGAGAGGCAATGCAAGCTCCTGCAAGGTTCGGCGGATCGGGGGCAGGGCGGTGCGCGGTGCGCGGTGCCGTGAGGTATGTGTGCCGATTCTAGGCAGACGGCCGGCTTGGCGATTGATGATAGGGGTCTTTGCCGTGACCGCTGGGGACATTGGGCAAGCGGATGGCGATGGAAATCGGAAAGGAGGGGAGCGACCGGCGACGGTTGAAGCATCGCGCCGATCGTCGCCGGTCGCCTGAAGCGAGCTCCGGCAGGAAGGAAACAGCCAACGCCGCCGGAGCCGCGGACCGTCAGGGCTGGATGTTATTGGCTTTCACGATGGCGGCATTGCGATCGTACTCGGTGCGCAAGCCCTGACCAAGCTGAGCAAGGGTTTGCGCTGACACGGTCTCGAAGCCGAGCCCGAGAATCCGGTCCTGCACCTTGGGCGTCGAGGCCGCCTTGTAGACGGCAGCCTGGATTTTCTGGACCACGTCTGACGGCACCTTGGACGATACGAACACGCCCGCCCAGTTGTTGAAGTCAATGTCCGGATAGCCCAGTTCGGCAAAGGTCGGGACTTGCGGCAGCAGCGGCGAGCGCTGTTTCGCGGCCAAGGCATAGGCCTGCAGCTTGCCGGCCTTGATCATCGGCAGCGAGGTCACCATGCCGTCGTACATCACGGCGATCTGTCCGCCCATGACCTGTGTCAGCGCAGGCGGAGAGCCGGCAAAAGGCACGTGCTGCAGATCCATGCCAGCTTTCTGGTTCATGATCAGACCGGCATAGTGGGCGACCGTGCCCGCGCTGTAGGAAGCAAAACTGAGCTGGCCCGAATGGGCCTTCGCATAGCTGACCAGGCTTGGCAGGTCCTTGGGCGGCAGGCTCGTCGATCCGACCAGCACGAGGGTCG
It encodes:
- a CDS encoding serine hydrolase domain-containing protein — its product is MPLNRALNHAATPEEVGLSAPRLRAISSVFNADVDRRKIPGAVVLVARKGRIAWFEAFGFEHADTPSRPMQRHSVFRIAAMTRPVVGVAALILMEEGRLALNDPVERYIPGFACLQVGVESVDANTGERRLALEPMRRAMTVHDLFRHTSGLTYGQFGDSLVQRQYRESGLMDPGQTNAEMVAKLAAIPLQCQPGEVFEYGMSTDVLGRIVEIVSGMDLAHFVAERVTRPLRMHATGFRLIRQDGAGLALPSGASGKSTALFDYDEQNPPRWHSGGAGLLSTAGDYARFCQMLLNGGVLDGVRLLSRKTVELMLGNHLPRSTRFGGSTTGLGINAPLPDLGQGHGLTVGVRTSPGLSPVPGSVGDFYWGGALGTYFWADPQEQLLAILMLQENDLATRVGYRSLLRNLVYGALED
- a CDS encoding Bug family tripartite tricarboxylate transporter substrate binding protein yields the protein MPIRPALNCVRRAAVCAVLALSMPVAMAWTNKPVRVLIPAPAGGTMDVLARVLSEALTAELGQPVVVDNKPGAGGSIAINTMLAAPADGQTILVSTTNVLTEIPHVMKTSFDPMKEVKPVAAVARSTLVLVGSTSLPPKDLPSLVSYAKAHSGQLSFASYSAGTVAHYAGLIMNQKAGMDLQHVPFAGSPPALTQVMGGQIAVMYDGMVTSLPMIKAGKLQAYALAAKQRSPLLPQVPTFAELGYPDIDFNNWAGVFVSSKVPSDVVQKIQAAVYKAASTPKVQDRILGLGFETVSAQTLAQLGQGLRTEYDRNAAIVKANNIQP